ACGACGGTGAGGGGGGTGATCAGTCCGTGAGTGATCAGTGAGCAGGCGAGCTCGTCGAGACTGCCGCGGTCGGTGCGCACGTCACGCTCAGCCGCTAGCCTCTGTCGCCAAACGGTCCCTTGACCGGGCCAGACGGCATCAGGGGTCCTGGTGAGGCGGGCGGTGAGTTCCACTCGCCGCGATGTGGGTCGTGGTCGGCGCCGGCGGGTCAGCGGCAAGTCAGGGTGCATCACATCGTGACGGACTACTGGGCCTGCACTGTGACCGTGTGCAGTTCCAGGTCCTCCCCGTCGAAGTCGCGGATCAGCGACACCCGGAGCTCGGTGCCGACCGGCTGGTCCACCTCGGACGCGTTGATCCGGATCGCCTCCAGCGGGGTCTTCCCGTCACTGGGGATCCGCGCGACGGGGACCCAGTAGCTCTCGGCGTTGCGGACGGCGATCTCGATCTCGTCGCGTACGGCGTTCTCGGCTTCGCAGGACGCGGTGTCGTGCTTGGTGAAGAAGTCGGGGTCCAGCTCCCAGAACCGCTCGTGGGGTGCGTTGTAGCGGGCGGCGGAGCCGCAGCTCCAGATGTCGGCCAGCGAACGCAGCGCTCCCGGGGTGAGCTGGTGGCGCGCGGTGAACAGCACTTCGATCGCTTCTGCCAGCGGGTCGGAGGAGGAGGCCGGGCAGGTGACGGCGCGCCCGTGGCCAGGCGGCGGCGGGCTGTCGGGGTCAGAGTGCATGGCCGTTCGTGTCCTCTCCGTCGGCGTGACCATCAGCCACGCAGGTGGGGGTTCGGTCAGAGCCGGGGACGGCAGTCGGGGCACACCGGCCCGTCGAGGCGCCACCCCGCGGCGGTGAGCCACTGCTGCGCGGCCGCGGGGAGTGCGTCGTCGGCGTCGTCGGGGTCGGCGGCGAGGTCGCCGACCAGTAGTGGGCCGTCGCCGCAGCGCAGGCAGGTCAGGTCGGTGATCGGGCCGGCGGGTGGGCAGGCGCGGCAGTAGCGAGCGGTGGTCGGGCCGGTGGGGCCGGGGACGAGCCAGACTGCGCTCATCAGGATCTGCTGCAGGGGGTCGGCCGGGGCCTGGCCGCACTGGTCGCAGCACAGGGACTGCTCACGGCCGGGGCGCGCGGGGGAGGCCATCACCGGGCGCGCCGCCGAGCTGGAGTCCAGCGCCCTGGGGGCCTGTGCTCCGGGGTGCTGCGGGCGCGGGGACGGGCTGGGGGAGAAGGCGTTCACGGGAGGTCTCCTGAGGCGTCGGAGGAGTCGCCGGGCGCGGGCTTCGCGGTGGGGCCGGGGCGTCGTTGCGCGGCGCGGGGCCTGGCTCGTCGTGCACCGGCAGGGCGCGACGGTCCCGCAGCCGCAGCTTCGCCGCTCCCGTCGACGGCGAGGTCGACGTTGTCGACGACGTCGACGTCCGCGTCGCCGGGGCTGTCGGTGGGGTCGAGGTCCTGCTGCGCCGCCCGGCCGGCGGACCGACGTCGTGCTCGGGCCAGCTCGGTGCGCAGGTCGGCGAGCTGGGCGGCATGGCGGTTCTCGGCGTCGGCGAGCCGCTGCTCGCCGTAGGCGCGTTCGCGGTCGACGTCGTGGACGAGCTGCTCGCGCAGCGCAGCCAGGCTGCTCTCCGCCGCCGCCCGGCCGGCACGGTGTTCGGCGGCCTGCTCCCGGGTCTCGTGCAGCTCGTCGGCCAGGCGGGCGCGGTCGGTCTCGGCGCGGTCGCGGTCGCGGCGGGTCGCCGCCAGATCCGCGGCCGTGGTGTCGCGTTCGGTGGCCAGCTGCTCGACGCGGGTCTGGACCTCGGCGAGCTGGGTCTCAGTGCGGGTGTGCTCACGGGTCAGCGCGGCCAGCTGCGCGGTGACCCGCTCGGTCTCCGCCGCGGCGGTGTCGCGCGCGGCCGCCGCGGTGTCGCGCGCGGCGACGGCGGTCTCCAGCTCCGCGCGCACCCCGGCCAGCTGGACGGTCAGCTCGGTGGTGACCCGCTCGCTCTCGGCCCGTGCCGCGTCGCGCTCGGCGGTCAGGTCGGCGACCTGCTGCTCCAGCTCGGCCCGGGTCGCCGCGAGCTGGGCCTCGGCGGCCTCGCGGGCGGCGACGGCCTCGGCGCGGGCGAGCTCGGCTGCATCGCGCTCGGCGAGCGCGGCGGCGGCGTCGTCGTCGGACTCGGCTGCCGAGCGTCGCGCGGCCTCGGCAGCATCGCGGTCGGCGCGGGCCTGGGCGCGGGCCTCGTCGGTCGCGGCCTGGGCCTGGTCGACCTCAGCGCGCGCGGCGCGCCGGACAGCGGCGATCTCCGCGGCGACCGCGTCGGGATCGGCCAGGGTGCCCAGCGCGGAACGCAGCTCCTGACCGCTCACCTCCAGGCGGGAGATCAGCGCGGTGACCTGCTCGGCGACGGTCTGCTCCGCGCGGGCGATCGGACGGGCGAGGGCGACGTCGGGCTCACCGCGACGGCGCGCCGGGACACCGCCGTCGGCGATCCGCTTGGCGTTGACCCGGTCGTGCATCACCCCGCCCACGACCTGGTAGCAGTACTTCGGCCGCCGCCCGGACCCGGCGTACTCCATCGTGTTCGCGCAGCCCGGGAACTGGCACGGCTCCAACTCCGGCGTCGCGCGTGTCCGCCACGCCGGACCGTCGGTCCCGGGCGACGCACTCCCGGTCGACGTGGTCTCGCCGGCCCCGACCGGCCCGGTGCCCGCCGACGCAGTGCTCGCCGACCCGGTGCCGTCCGACGGCGCGCCGGGAGCCGGATCGACCGGTGACGTCGCCGCGGTGTCGCCGCTGCGGTCGGCCGGCTCGCCGGGGGAGGGCTGCTCGCTCACGTCACCGACCCTAGTTGTTTCGTATCGTTATGTCAATCGTTCTGTATTTAGTTTTGTATTAACGAAACGATACGAAACAGCTGGTGCTTGGCGGGATCATCGCCGTCGGTCGAGGAGTTCATGGCCTTCGCCACCGAGGAAGCGGTGCCCGGTCGCCTGGACCCGCAGGGGTGGGCCGCGCACCTGTACGAGGCCGCCGACCGCGGCGAGATGCCGCACGACAAGTGTCCGGTGATGATGCTCGACTACGTCACCCCGAGCCTGGACACAACCATCCTGGCCATCACGAACCTGGTCCGGCTCTTCGCCGACAACCCGGACCAGTGGGACCTGCTGCGCGTGGACCGGTCGTGGATCCCCCACGCGATCAACGAGTCGCTGCGCCTGGAGACACCGGTCCCCCAGTTCTCCCGTGTCCTGACCGAGGAACACGAGATCGGCGGGGTCGTCCTCCCCGCGGGGGCGCGGGTCGCCCTGCTCTACGGCTCGGCGAACCGCGACCACCGGCAGTACCCCGACCCCACGCGCTTCGACATCACCCGATGCCCCTCGGACCACCTCGCGTTCGGCCGCGGTGAGCACGTCTGCGTGGGCATGCACCTCGCCCGGCTGGAGATGGGCGCACTGCTGGAGCAGCTGGCCGACCGGGTTCACCGGTTCGAGGTCGTGTCCTCCCGTCCGATGATCAACAACGGGCTGCGTGGCCTGGCACGTCTCGAGGTGACCGTCACGTGACGTCCCCCGAGAACCCGCCGGCCGTCGCCGCCTGGCGTCGACGTCTGTCGCCGACGTCGGAGCTCGGCACCTGGCCGTTCACAGCGGGGGCGCGTCTCCTCAGCTCTCCGATCGACGATCCAGTCGCTCAGGAGAACGCGGTCCCCCTCGGACGGAACGACTGTCCACCGCGGTCACACCGCGCATCGACCCGCCGATTCGTTCACTCGGAAGATGGGCCCACCATGCAGAATCAGTTTCACGATGCGCGCGGCGAGCAGATCACAAGAAGAGTGACGAGCAGCACGGCCCACAGAGAATCCGTAGATGCGGAACCACGCCGGCCATCGGGCACTTGTACTGCGAGTCGAGTGGCGGTCTGGCGCCTGATCAGCAGCGTAGGAATGCGAGCCAAGGCTGACCAGGACGAACGGGCCCGTTCGTGGCGTTCTGGCCATCTCACTCGCTGTCTCGACATGTCTCGATCCGAGACTTGACCGTGCCGCAAGGTGAACTGAACCGTCCCGGCTTCTCTGCCGCTCCGTTGTGAGCAGGCTGAGAGGATGGGTGTCGTGCCCAAGAAGATCGACCCAGCGGTTCGGAGCCAGGCTGTGCGTCTGGTGACCGAGCATCGTTCGGCGTACTCGACCGAGCGTGCCGTGCATGTCCAGGTCGCTGAGTCACTCGGGGTGTCGCGTGAGTCCGTGCGTCGCTGGGTGTCCCAGCACGACGTCGACACCGGCGTCGTAGCGGGCGTGACCAGCGATGACCGCGAGGAGCTGCGGCGGTTGCGGGCGGAGAACAAGCGCCTGCGCGAGGTCAACGAGGTCCTCAAGTCGGCGACGATTTTCTTCGTGGGGGAGCTCGACCCCCGAAACCGCTGATCGTCGCGTTCGTCGATCAGATGCGGGCTGCTGGTCATGCCGTCGAGTCGATCCTTGCTGCCCTCAACACCCTGGGGCTCACGATCGCGGCACGAACCTTGCGGGCCTGGTGCGCTCGGACCGGCACCAGGAACGGCGCCGCCGGCCGGGTCGCGGCCCGGACCGTCACCGACGCCCTGGTCGAAGACGCCGTCCGTGCGGCGGCGTTCACCACCAACCGCGCCGGCGAACCGGTGCTGGCCCCAGAGGGACTTTATGGGCGTCGCAAGATGCTGGCCCTGATCCGTCGAACGGTGCTGCCCGAGGCTGGGTTCGGAGCGGTCGACCGGGCGATGCGCTCGGTGGGGCTGGCCGGAGTGGTCCGCGGGAAACGGCCGCGCACGACCATCCCGGACTCGACCGCCCAGCGGGCCGCTGATCTGCTCGACCGCAACTTCACCGCCTCAGCACCCGACAGCAAGTGGGTCACCGACTTCACCTACGTGCGCACGTATCAGTCGTTCACCTACGTGGCGTTCATCGTGGACTGCTTCTCGCAGAAGATCGTGGGCTGGCACGCCGCGCTCACTCGTGACGTCGAGCTGGTGGACGTGCCGTTACGGATGGCGCTGTGGCGACGTGCCCACGAGGGCAAAGCCGTGGCCCGGGACCAGCTGATCTGCCATTCCGATGCCGGGTCGCAATATACGAGTCTGCGGTTCACCGAGCACCTGCACCTCGAGGGCATACGGCCCTCGGTCGGCAGCGTCGGCGACGCCTACGACAACGCCCTGATGGAGACCATCAACGGCCTCTACAAGGCCGAATGCATCCGCACCCGAGTCTTCCACGACGGCCCCTACCGCACGATCGCCGACGTCGAGTACGCCACCGCCAGCTGGGTCGAGTGGTACAACAACCGCCGACTGCACTCAAGTCTGGGCATGATCAGCCCCACCGAGTTCGAGGCAGCCCACTACGCTGACACAGAACCATCGGCCAGATGATCACTGGCCACCAAACCACCGGCAGTAAAGCCGGGACGGTTCACTCAGCGCCTGACCGAACAAGAAGATCACGCGGTCGTCGTCACA
This portion of the Pseudonocardia sp. HH130629-09 genome encodes:
- a CDS encoding cytochrome P450; translated protein: MAFATEEAVPGRLDPQGWAAHLYEAADRGEMPHDKCPVMMLDYVTPSLDTTILAITNLVRLFADNPDQWDLLRVDRSWIPHAINESLRLETPVPQFSRVLTEEHEIGGVVLPAGARVALLYGSANRDHRQYPDPTRFDITRCPSDHLAFGRGEHVCVGMHLARLEMGALLEQLADRVHRFEVVSSRPMINNGLRGLARLEVTVT
- a CDS encoding IS3 family transposase (programmed frameshift), whose amino-acid sequence is MPKKIDPAVRSQAVRLVTEHRSAYSTERAVHVQVAESLGVSRESVRRWVSQHDVDTGVVAGVTSDDREELRRLRAENKRLREVNEVLKSATNFLRGGARPPKPLIVAFVDQMRAAGHAVESILAALNTLGLTIAARTLRAWCARTGTRNGAAGRVAARTVTDALVEDAVRAAAFTTNRAGEPVLAPEGLYGRRKMLALIRRTVLPEAGFGAVDRAMRSVGLAGVVRGKRPRTTIPDSTAQRAADLLDRNFTASAPDSKWVTDFTYVRTYQSFTYVAFIVDCFSQKIVGWHAALTRDVELVDVPLRMALWRRAHEGKAVARDQLICHSDAGSQYTSLRFTEHLHLEGIRPSVGSVGDAYDNALMETINGLYKAECIRTRVFHDGPYRTIADVEYATASWVEWYNNRRLHSSLGMISPTEFEAAHYADTEPSAR